Proteins found in one Terriglobia bacterium genomic segment:
- a CDS encoding 2-oxoglutarate dehydrogenase E1 component, with protein MSERGRFGVFNEGYVAELYERYRRDPASVDPASRAIFERWAPPPPESMSQQPATLAALPCGKIVGAVNYVESIRKFGYMDARIDPLGSPPPGDPTLAIESHDVTEDDLRKLPAGIVVGAIAEGKANALEVVQALRRVYCSSIGYDYAHLRGPEERAWLLQAAESGWFRPPAHPIDPTALLERLTEVETFSRFLLHTFPGKSIFCGAGLDMLIPILDEVIGAAAESGVRNILIGMAHRARVDVLAQVLKKPYAQILTEFKDPMRGRNFREDLGWTGDVKYHAGARRALDGGKQINVVIAIPPNPSHLEAIDPVVEGMARAAGTDAGDPGSPRFDPTRMLPVLLHGDASFIGQGVVAETLNFERLPGYTTGGTVHIIVNNQLGYTTTTAESRSTLYASDLARGFKIPIAHVNADDPEACVEVARLAFAYRARFHRDFLIDLVGYRRYGHNEGDEPRFTQPLMYQKIDSHPTVREIWARTLLERGGVDQGLPDQLLRKHTEALQRAWEQLRPEEVLVEPTPARPPAGAARKARTAVAAERLRELNRALLELPHGFTLHSKLVRARERRRKELDDPDAKTIHWATAEDLAFASILADGIPIRLTGQDVERGTFSQRHCVLHDLKTGASFTPLQALPQARASFAVFNSPLTENAAVGFEYGYSLQEPSRFVLWEAQYGDFINGAQVMIDEFILSARAKWGLIPSLALLLPHGFEGQGPDHSSARPERFLQLAAETNVRVANCTTAAQYFHLLRLQASLLKIDPLPLVVMTPKSLLRHPLVASPLRDLAEGSWQRVIDDAHARRTPEGINRLILCSGKIYVDLVGSSYRGKNPAIAICRLEQLCPFPQEELMPVLDGYRNLEEVVWVQEEPENMGAWDFVRPLLRRLIQGRWPLRYVGRSRSSSPAEGSAARHAHNQDAIVRQAYNPRLDIGQEDMVLIEKL; from the coding sequence ATGAGCGAACGGGGGAGATTCGGCGTTTTTAATGAGGGGTATGTCGCGGAACTTTACGAGCGCTATCGGCGGGATCCCGCGTCCGTCGATCCGGCCAGCAGAGCCATTTTTGAGCGATGGGCTCCGCCTCCGCCGGAGAGCATGTCGCAGCAGCCCGCCACCTTGGCGGCTCTGCCTTGCGGGAAGATCGTGGGGGCAGTCAACTATGTCGAGTCCATCCGCAAGTTCGGCTATATGGACGCCCGGATCGATCCCCTCGGGAGCCCGCCACCCGGTGACCCTACTCTAGCGATCGAATCCCACGACGTCACGGAAGACGATTTGCGCAAACTGCCGGCCGGCATCGTGGTCGGCGCGATCGCGGAGGGGAAGGCGAACGCACTCGAAGTAGTCCAAGCCTTGCGCCGGGTCTACTGCTCCAGCATCGGCTACGATTACGCTCACCTGCGGGGCCCCGAGGAACGCGCGTGGCTGCTCCAGGCGGCTGAATCGGGATGGTTCCGGCCGCCCGCCCATCCGATCGATCCCACGGCATTGCTGGAACGCCTGACAGAGGTCGAAACCTTCTCACGCTTTCTGCTGCATACCTTCCCGGGCAAATCCATCTTTTGCGGTGCAGGGCTGGACATGTTGATCCCGATCCTGGATGAGGTGATCGGAGCGGCTGCGGAGTCGGGCGTACGCAATATCCTGATCGGCATGGCGCACCGCGCGCGCGTGGACGTCCTGGCTCAGGTTCTGAAGAAACCCTACGCGCAGATTCTGACGGAGTTCAAAGATCCTATGCGAGGCCGCAACTTCCGTGAGGATCTCGGCTGGACCGGCGATGTGAAGTACCACGCAGGCGCGCGCCGCGCGTTGGACGGCGGCAAGCAGATCAATGTGGTGATCGCAATTCCGCCCAATCCAAGTCACCTCGAGGCCATCGATCCGGTGGTCGAAGGAATGGCGCGGGCAGCCGGCACGGATGCGGGAGATCCTGGATCGCCACGCTTTGATCCCACGCGGATGCTTCCCGTTCTGCTTCATGGTGACGCCAGTTTCATCGGCCAGGGAGTTGTGGCCGAGACACTCAATTTCGAAAGGCTCCCGGGCTATACCACCGGCGGCACCGTCCACATAATCGTCAATAACCAGTTAGGATACACCACCACGACCGCGGAATCGCGCAGCACACTCTATGCCAGTGATCTCGCCCGAGGGTTCAAGATTCCCATTGCCCATGTAAACGCCGACGATCCGGAAGCCTGCGTCGAAGTTGCACGCCTGGCGTTCGCCTATCGCGCCCGCTTCCATCGTGATTTCTTGATCGATCTCGTGGGTTATCGGCGCTACGGACATAATGAGGGTGATGAGCCGCGCTTTACGCAACCGCTCATGTACCAGAAGATCGACTCGCACCCGACGGTCCGCGAGATCTGGGCCCGGACTCTCCTGGAGAGGGGGGGTGTGGACCAAGGCCTGCCCGATCAACTCCTGCGCAAACACACGGAAGCGCTTCAGCGCGCCTGGGAACAGCTTCGGCCGGAAGAAGTGCTCGTGGAACCGACTCCGGCTCGTCCTCCCGCCGGCGCCGCACGCAAGGCACGAACCGCGGTTGCCGCGGAACGCTTGCGCGAGCTGAATCGCGCGCTCCTCGAACTGCCGCACGGCTTCACGCTTCACAGCAAACTGGTGCGTGCCCGGGAACGACGTCGAAAGGAACTTGACGATCCGGATGCCAAAACCATCCACTGGGCCACTGCCGAAGACTTGGCATTCGCTTCCATTCTGGCAGACGGCATCCCCATACGCCTGACGGGTCAAGACGTCGAACGAGGAACTTTCAGCCAGCGGCACTGTGTGCTCCACGACCTGAAAACCGGCGCATCCTTCACGCCGCTTCAGGCTCTGCCCCAGGCCCGAGCTTCGTTCGCAGTCTTCAACAGCCCGCTGACGGAAAATGCCGCCGTGGGCTTCGAGTACGGCTACAGCCTGCAGGAGCCGTCCCGGTTCGTGCTCTGGGAGGCACAATACGGTGACTTCATCAACGGGGCACAGGTCATGATCGACGAATTCATTCTCTCCGCCCGTGCCAAGTGGGGGCTGATCCCTTCTCTGGCCCTGCTGCTGCCGCACGGCTTCGAAGGTCAAGGGCCCGATCATTCGAGCGCCCGGCCGGAGCGCTTCCTGCAACTCGCCGCTGAAACCAACGTGCGCGTCGCCAACTGCACGACCGCAGCCCAGTATTTTCACCTGCTGCGCCTGCAGGCGAGCCTCCTGAAAATCGATCCCCTGCCGCTGGTCGTGATGACACCGAAGAGCCTGCTGCGTCACCCGCTGGTTGCCTCTCCGCTCCGCGATCTCGCGGAAGGAAGCTGGCAACGCGTGATCGACGACGCCCATGCCCGGCGCACCCCGGAAGGGATAAACCGGCTGATTCTATGCAGCGGCAAGATCTACGTCGACCTGGTCGGGAGCAGTTATCGGGGAAAGAACCCGGCCATCGCCATTTGCCGCCTGGAACAACTTTGCCCGTTTCCACAAGAAGAGCTGATGCCGGTGCTCGATGGCTACCGCAACCTGGAAGAGGTAGTCTGGGTACAGGAGGAGCCCGAGAACATGGGCGCATGGGATTTCGTGCGCCCGCTTCTGCGCCGGCTGATTCAGGGACGCTGGCCCCTGCGCTATGTCGGCCGAAGCCGGAGCTCCAGCCCTGCCGAGGGATCTGCAGCGCGACACGCGCACAATCAGGATGCGATTGTGCGCCAGGCTTACAATCCGCGCCTCGACATCGGCCAGGAAGACATGGTGCTGATCGAGAAACTGTAA
- the odhB gene encoding 2-oxoglutarate dehydrogenase complex dihydrolipoyllysine-residue succinyltransferase — MPVNLVVSQLGESVVEATVGHWRKAEGDFVNPGEVVVELETDKVDLEVGATHAGVLTRIERSEGQTVKIGDVLAVIAEAAPGPDAGPEKPRETPTVPPERTPAKETPSPAPRTMPGPEPTATPRSTPSARRLALEKGVDLRQVPASDEGAPITPADVEGYADAGEDRTEAALAAGAPSMVPAAPVEEAPGEERIRMSRRRLTIATRLVEALRTAAMVTTFNDVDMSAVLELRRRHQDSFRQRYGVSLGIVSFFIKAAIPALRTFPRLNAEIQGDEMVLKHHYDIGMAVGAAEGLVVPVLRNADRMSFGALEQAIKSFARKTEDGTLTLDDLRGGTFTISNGGVFGSLLSAPILNPPQVGILGLHRIEERPVSFAGEIRIRPMMYLALSYDHRIVDGLEAVRFLKRIKELVEHPEDLFLES, encoded by the coding sequence ATGCCCGTGAATCTTGTTGTGTCCCAACTGGGTGAGTCGGTTGTGGAAGCCACCGTAGGCCACTGGCGTAAAGCCGAAGGAGACTTCGTCAACCCGGGCGAAGTCGTCGTCGAGCTTGAGACCGACAAGGTGGATCTCGAGGTCGGCGCGACCCATGCCGGCGTGCTGACCCGTATTGAGCGCAGTGAAGGCCAAACGGTCAAGATCGGCGACGTGCTCGCGGTGATCGCGGAAGCCGCGCCCGGTCCCGATGCAGGGCCGGAGAAGCCGCGCGAGACCCCGACCGTACCTCCGGAGAGAACCCCGGCGAAGGAAACTCCATCGCCCGCACCCCGGACTATGCCCGGTCCGGAACCGACAGCCACTCCAAGATCGACTCCTTCGGCACGACGGCTCGCGCTCGAGAAAGGGGTGGACTTGCGGCAAGTGCCGGCCTCTGACGAAGGGGCGCCGATTACGCCGGCGGATGTGGAGGGATACGCAGATGCCGGGGAGGACAGAACGGAGGCTGCCCTTGCAGCCGGGGCTCCTTCCATGGTACCGGCTGCTCCTGTCGAAGAGGCGCCGGGAGAGGAGCGGATTCGCATGTCCCGCCGCCGGCTCACCATCGCCACGCGTCTCGTGGAGGCACTGCGAACCGCTGCGATGGTCACTACCTTCAACGACGTCGACATGAGCGCCGTTCTGGAACTGCGCCGGCGGCATCAGGATTCTTTCCGGCAACGCTACGGCGTGAGTCTGGGCATCGTCTCCTTCTTTATCAAGGCCGCCATCCCCGCGCTGCGCACCTTCCCCCGTCTCAACGCGGAGATCCAGGGGGATGAAATGGTGCTCAAACATCATTACGACATCGGTATGGCCGTCGGCGCCGCCGAAGGGTTGGTCGTGCCCGTGCTTCGCAACGCCGACCGCATGTCGTTCGGCGCGCTCGAGCAGGCGATCAAATCATTCGCCCGCAAGACCGAGGACGGAACGCTCACGCTGGATGACCTGCGCGGCGGGACCTTCACCATCAGCAACGGAGGCGTGTTTGGCTCCCTGCTTTCCGCCCCGATCCTCAATCCGCCTCAAGTGGGCATCCTGGGCCTGCACAGAATTGAGGAACGTCCCGTGAGCTTCGCGGGCGAGATCCGGATCCGTCCCATGATGTACCTGGCCCTCAGTTACGATCACCGCATCGTGGACGGGCTGGAGGCAGTCCGCTTCCTCAAACGCATCAAGGAACTCGTCGAGCACCCCGAAGATCTGTTCCTGGAAAGCTAG
- a CDS encoding NUDIX domain-containing protein, whose translation MKISAGLLMYRFRDGNLEVFLVHPGGPLWQKKNDGAWTVSKGELAPGEEALEAAGREFEEETGFIPHGPFLELTPIQQKGGKIVRAWAFPGDCDPVRIKSNTFSMEWPPHSGRKRDFPEIDRAAFFGIEEAKRKINQAQVALLDELVRKFAGKED comes from the coding sequence ATGAAAATCAGCGCCGGCTTGCTCATGTATCGGTTTCGCGACGGAAACCTCGAAGTGTTTCTCGTCCATCCGGGTGGGCCGCTCTGGCAGAAAAAAAACGATGGTGCCTGGACCGTCAGCAAAGGAGAACTGGCACCGGGCGAGGAGGCGCTGGAAGCTGCCGGCCGTGAATTCGAGGAGGAAACAGGATTCATACCTCACGGGCCGTTTTTGGAGCTGACACCGATCCAACAGAAGGGCGGCAAGATCGTCCGGGCCTGGGCTTTTCCGGGCGACTGCGATCCGGTCAGGATAAAAAGCAACACCTTCAGCATGGAGTGGCCGCCGCACTCCGGCCGGAAGCGTGATTTTCCCGAAATCGATCGCGCCGCGTTTTTCGGCATCGAGGAAGCGAAGCGAAAGATCAATCAGGCGCAGGTTGCGCTGCTGGACGAACTGGTTCGGAAGTTTGCGGGTAAAGAGGATTAG